A window of the Hordeum vulgare subsp. vulgare chromosome 5H, MorexV3_pseudomolecules_assembly, whole genome shotgun sequence genome harbors these coding sequences:
- the LOC123396204 gene encoding cytochrome P450 72A397-like: MVTGRLIGAVLSQQWSLLFSVAALVALWWAWRVLELAWITPRRLARALQAQGLRGRAYRFPLGDLQEFSRLVAVARSEPMLPPSHDITARVAPLYHSVIKEHGKISVTWFGPTPRVIVNDPKLVREILANKSGHFRKRKFSNGIVRRLANGLVSHDGEKWAAHRKIINPAFHLEKLKKMMPAFVACCNELVTRWDDHVGSGEAKEIDVWPEFQNLTGDVISRAAFGSSFSEGRRIFQIQSEQAQNVVKMLNTLYLPGFKFLPMQLNRRVKANAREVESLLKGIIGKREKAMREGSASNEDLLGVLMESNAAETKEAGSSRPIMTMDDIIGELKLFYFAGMDTTAVLLTWTLVALSMHPEWQHRAREEVLRIFGKEDQPDLDGINQLKVVAMVLYEVLRLYPPVIQFDRQTYTEVELGGVRYPAGVILSLPIVFLHHDPDVWGQDADEFRPERFAEGVSKASRSSSPAFFPFGWGPRVCVGQNFALIEAKMALSRILQRFEFGLSPSYRHAPFPVSTLQPDHGALLVLKKL, from the exons ATGGTGACCGGACGGCTGATAGGAGCTGTGCtatcgcaacaatggagcttgcttTTCTCGGTTGCAGCGCTCGTGGCTCTATGGTGGGCCTGGCGGGTGCTGGAGCTGGCCTGGATCACCCCGCGGAGGCTGGCCCGAGCGCTACAAGCCCAGGGCCTCCGCGGCAGGGCGTACCGCTTCCCGCTCGGCGATCTACAGGAGTTTTCCCGGCTGGTCGCCGTGGCCCGGTCGGAGCCCATGCTGCCGCCGTCACATGATATCACAGCACGGGTGGCCCCTCTGTACCACAGCGTCATCAAGGAGCACG GGAAGATTTCTGTGACCTGGTTCGGCCCGACGCCGAGGGTGATCGTGAACGACCCTAAACTGGTGAGGGAGATCCTAGCCAACAAGTCCGGGCACTTCCGGAAGCGCAAGTTCAGCAATGGCATCGTCAGGCGGCTGGCCAATGGGCTGGTGAGCCACGACGGCGAGAAATGGGCCGCCCACCGGAAGATCATCAACCCCGCGTTCCATCTCGAGAAACTCAAG AAAATGATGCCCGCTTTCGTCGCCTGCTGCAACGAGCTGGTGACTAGGTGGGATGATCACGTGGGATCCGGCGAGGCCAAGGAGATAGACGTGTGGCCGGAGTTCCAGAACCTCACCGGCGACGTGATCTCCCGTGCGGCATTCGGCAGCAGCTTCAGCGAAGGGAGGAGGATTTTCCAGATACAGTCGGAGCAGGCCCAGAACGTGGTGAAGATGCTGAACACCCTGTACCTCCCAGGTTTCAA GTTCTTGCCGATGCAACTCAACCGACGGGTGAAGGCGAACGCGCGCGAGGTCGAGTCGCTGCTGAAAGGCATAATCGGCAAGAGAGAAAAGGCCATGAGAGAAGGCAGCGCCAGCAACGAGGACCTGCTGGGCGTGCTGATGGAGAGCAACGCCGCGGAGACCAAGGAGGCCGGGAGCTCCAGGCCCATCATGACCATGGACGACATCATCGGGGAGCTCAAGCTCTTCTACTTCGCCGGAATGGACACCACCGCCGTGCTGCTCACCTGGACGCTGGTCGCGCTGAGCATGCATCCCGAGTGGCAGCACCGCGCGAGGGAGGAGGTCCTGCGCATCTTCGGGAAGGAGGACCAGCCGGACCTGGACGGCATAAACCAACTCAAAGTG GTGGCCATGGTGTTGTACGAGGTCCTCAGGCTGTACCCGCCGGTGATCCAGTTCGACCGGCAGACGTACACGGAGGTGGAGCTGGGTGGCGTCAGGTACCCGGCCGGCGTGATCCTCTCGCTGCCGATCGTGTTCCTTCACCATGACCCGGATGTCTGGGGACAGGACGCCGACGAGTTCAGGCCGGAGAGGTTCGCGGAGGGTGTCTCCAAGGCGtccaggagctcgtcgccggcgttctttcCGTTTGGCTGGGGCCCGCGGGTCTGCGTCGGCCAGAACTTCGCGCTCATCGAAGCAAAGATGGCGCTGAGCAGGATCCTGCAGCGCTTCGAGTTCGGGCTGTCACCGTCCTACAGGCACGCCCCGTTCCCGGTCTCCACCCTGCAGCCTGATCATGGCGCGCTGCTCGTGCTCAAGAAACTCTAG
- the LOC123452686 gene encoding p21-activated protein kinase-interacting protein 1-like, translating to MALVAGSYERFIWGFSLKAVSAGASDEDPRPLAPLFSYPAHAGPIRCVAAAPRAGLAASGGADDSVRLYDLRAAADLGPLLDPCAAVSALAFHSVGPVPRNLLAASDDGLLHLYDADGFALLASLRVFPRGREAADAIAVHPSGRVALAVGRAGGLSMVNLLRGRRCFTCRLERPASAVAYAEDAAGGDRFVMAAEEKVTVHDSEDARIIHDMRCDKRVLALAPSKNGVLYTGGEDRGITAWDLSSGKVSSRIEGAHSTRVKGIVVFDDRNDGSESSTLVASASSDGIIRIWDVRMIGSEKPTPLAEASTKARLTCLAGTSLK from the exons ATGGCCCTCGTCGCCGGCTCCTACGAGCGCTTCATCTGGGGCTTCTCCCTCAAGGCCGTGTCGGCCGGGGCCTCCGACGAGGACCCCCGGCCCCTTGCGCCGCTCTTCTCCTACCCGGCCCACGCTGGGCCCATCCGCTGCGTGGCCGCCGCGCCCCGCGCGGGCCTCGCGGCTTCCGGCGGTGCCGACGACTCCGTCCGCCTCTACGAcctgcgcgccgccgccgacCTCGGCCCGCTCCTCGACCCCTGCGCCGCCGTCTCCGCGCTCGCCTTCCACTCCGTCGGCCCCGTCCCGCGcaacctcctcgccgcctccgacGACGGCCTGCTCCACCTCTACGACGCCGACGGCTTCGCGCTCCTCGCCTCGCTCCGCGTCTTCCCGCGCGGCCGCGAGGCCGCCGACGCCATCGCCGTGCACCCATCGGGCCGGGTCGCGCTCGCCGTCGGGCGCGCGGGGGGCCTCTCCATGGTCAACCTCCTCCGCGGCCGCCGCTGCTTCACCTGCCGCCTCGAGCGCCCCGCCTCCGCCGTAGCCTACGCCGAGGACGCTGCAGGCGGTGACCGCTTCGTCATGGCCGCCGAGGAGAAGGTCACCGTCCATGACTCCGAGGACGCCAGGATCATCCACGACATGCGCTGCGACAAGAGGGTCCTCGCCTTGGCTCCATCAAAG AATGGAGTTCTTTATACCGGAGGAGAGGATCGTGGTATTACTGCCTGGGATCTGTCGAGCGGCAAGGTTTCGTCGCGCATCGAGGGCGCTCATTCAACTCGTGTGAAAGGGATTGTTGTTTTCGATGACCGTAACGACGGGTCTGAATCGAGCACTCTAGTTGCTTCGGCTTCATCTGATGGCATCATAAGGATCTGGGATGTTCGGATGATTGGAAGCGAGAAGCCTACTCCATTGGCAGAGGCCAGCACAAAAGCAAGGCTAACATGCCTTGCCGGGACATCATTGAAAT GA